One genomic window of Manihot esculenta cultivar AM560-2 chromosome 16, M.esculenta_v8, whole genome shotgun sequence includes the following:
- the LOC110604136 gene encoding spermidine sinapoyl-CoA acyltransferase: MQVNIKETASIRPSTPPFSENHVLPLSPLDIDRNMNVIFRYLRVYLNNAAATNSNHPFNVIASAISSALVHYYPLTGTIRRRQVDNRFEVFCSGDQGLPLINATVNCTLESLNYLDDPESDFVERLVPDPSPDEGLVNPCILQVTTFECGGFTLGAAIHHALCDGLGATQFFNVAAEVARGVDRISVQPVWDRTSLLSPRDPPQIEGAVREFLSLEKGSEPYGQAIGKVARVCFTVKEEWLDRLKSVLLEKSGLNFTTFEALGAFLWRAKVKASGIPSDEVVKFTYAMNIRRLVKPPLPAGYWGNGCAPMYAQLLAKELLEQPIWKTAEVIKKSKINATDEYVRSFIDFQEVHYADGITAGNRVSGFTDWRHLGHSTVDFGWGGPVTVFPLSTKLLGSVEPCFFLPCSSANAGKKDGFKVLVTLQETSVLAFKKEMEKFSNQEFEL; this comes from the exons ATGCAAGTTAATATCAAAGAAACTGCTTCAATCCGTCCTTCAACTCCTCCCTTCTCGGAGAACCATGTTCTTCCTCTTTCCCCTCTCGATATTGACCGCAACATGAACGTTATCTTCCGATATCTTCGTGTCTATCTCAACAACGCCGCCGCCACCAACAGTAACCACCCATTTAATGTCATCGCCTCCGCCATTTCCTCCGCTCTAGTCCACTACTACCCTCTCACTGGTACTATCCGCCGGCGACAGGTAGACAACCGCTTTGAAGTATTCTGCTCTGGTGACCAAGGACTGCCTCTTATCAATGCAACGGTGAACTGCACGCTAGAGTCCCTTAACTACCTTGATGACCCGGAATCTGATTTTGTGGAGCGGCTAGTGCCCGATCCGAGTCCGGATGAAGGGCTGGTCAACCCGTGTATACTCCAAGTCACGACGTTCGAGTGCGGTGGATTTACTCTGGGAGCTGCAATACACCATGCCTTGTGTGATGGGCTTGGAGCCacccaatttttcaatgttgcGGCGGAGGTAGCGCGCGGGGTGGACCGGATTTCTGTTCAACCGGTATGGGATAGGACGAGTTTGTTGAGTCCGAGAGACCCGCCCCAGATCGAGGGAGCCGTGAGGGAGTTTCTGAGTTTGGAGAAAGGGTCTGAACCATACGGCCAGGCGATTGGCAAGGTTGCGAGGGTGTGTTTCACAGTGAAGGAGGAGTGGTTGGATCGGCTCAAGAGTGTGCTGCTTGAGAAGAGTGGCTTAAATTTCACCACGTTTGAGGCTTTGGGTGCATTCTTGTGGCGAGCCAA GGTCAAGGCCTCAGGAATTCCTAGTGATGAGGTTGTGAAGTTCACATACGCAATGAATATACGAAGACTGGTAAAGCCACCATTGCCTGCTGGCTACTGGGGCAATGGTTGTGCTCCAATGTATGCACAGCTTCTTGCTAAAGAGCTATTAGAGCAACCCATTTGGAAAACAGCTGAGGTGATAAAGAAGAGCAAAATTAATGCAACTGATGAATATGTGAGATCATTTATCGACTTCCAAGAAGTACATTATGCAGATGGGATTACAGCAGGCAACAGAGTGAGTGGATTCACAGATTGGAGACACTTAGGCCATTCCACTGTGGATTTCGGTTGGGGAGGTCCAGTTACTGTCTTCCCGCTCTCAACAAAACTGCTAGGAAGTGTTGAGCCTTGCTTTTTCTTGCCTTGCTCATCAGCAAATGCAGGCAAGAAAGATGGGTTCAAGGTGTTAGTGACCTTGCAAGAGACTTCGGTGCTTGCTTTCAAGAAAGAGATGGAGAAATTTAGCAACCAAGAATTTGAGCTTTGA